A window of the Cuculus canorus isolate bCucCan1 chromosome 3, bCucCan1.pri, whole genome shotgun sequence genome harbors these coding sequences:
- the UTP25 gene encoding U3 small nucleolar RNA-associated protein 25 homolog codes for MGKRRGGRELLRGLSKRRKRHLREFGEEHPFYDPVSGRPEVTQICELSENSDKSSAESDSETEVEQVSVYHKLLATLKTSPESESEEEEDESESEEDGDSEPEMDSEGSEEMQVDGGEEHKNHVPGQEEVTAPDTAEQTLGQEEADGADTSCDPSHGVIEEFTDVKHESEFSLETNFMEEESGDRDADKRDGNSSQAFSEDPFKQHMDKELEEKEVKEMSTLPKTSSQSKWPRLGLLTFSSTLEKRKTLKADKEVDVKQLYLHKPLETTWPKVNKQFLSSVNKPSDAFFAPLQRELFCIMNTYQDLFYPERNALTNGEEIRNAYCLHALNHVLKANAQVLSNNAKRRDQKPGTDNDDYRDQGLTRPKVLMIVPFRECALRIVHTFINLLEVNEKKKIDVSNKKRFKGEYGFDPEEKPPNLKRPEDYEAIFAGNIDDHFRIGVAILQKSMRLYAPFYSSDIIIASPLGMRTIIGAEGEKKRDFDFLSSIEMLIIDQADIYLMQNWEHVLHLMKHINLLPLDSHGVDFSRVRMLNLNNWSKYYRQTLLFSALQDPQINSVFNKHCFNYTGQVAVRNVPLSGSISRVVVQLPHVFRRLEAENLTSVIDTRFQFFINKVLPEYRDAIMSHTLIYVPSYFDYVRLRNYFKKEQLNFTHICEYTKKAGVCRARRFFLKGEKQFLLFTERFHFYKRYTIKGIRNLIFYELPTYSQFYSEICNMMKATDSAADATWTCTVLYSKYDAQKLAAVVGVDRTAQMLQSKKNVHLFVTGEN; via the exons ATGGGGaagcggcggggcgggcgggagCTGCTGCGCGGCCTCAGCAAGCGGCGCAAGAGGCACCTCAGGGAGTTCGGAGAGGAACATCCTTTCTATGACCC GGTTTCTGGAAGACCAGAAGTAACTCAAATCTGTGAACtg TCTGAGAATTCTGATAAATCAAGTGCAGAAAGTGATTCAGAGACTGAAGTGGAACAGGTCTCTGTATATCATAAGCTCCTGGCTACCCTGAAGACCTCTCCTGAGTCTGAgagtgaggaagaggaagatgaaagtGAATCCGAGGAAGATGGGGACAGTGAGCCAGAAATGGATAGCGAAGGGTCTGAGGAGATGCAAGtagatggaggagaagaacaTAAGAATCATGTACCAGGCCAGGAAGAAG TCACAGCTCCAGACACAGCAGAGCAGACACTTGGCCAGGAGGAGGCTGATGGCGCAGATACCTCTTGTGACCCAAGTCATGGAGTAATTGAGGAGTTTACTGATGTGAAACATGAATCTGAATTTAGCTTGGAAACCAATTTCATGGAAGAGGAGAGTGGAGATCGCGATGCAGATAAGAGAGATGGCAATTCTTCACAAGCCTTTTCAGAAG ATCCATTTAAACAGCACATGGACAAAgaacttgaagaaaaagaagtaaaagaaatgtCTACACTTCCTAAGACTTCAAGTCAAAGCAAG tgGCCAAGGCTGGGCCTGCTAACTTTTTCTTCGACTTTGGAGAAACGTAAAACTTTGAAAGCAGACAAAGAAGTTGATGTGAAACAGCTTTATCTTCACAAGCCTTTAGAAACCACTTGGCCAAAAGTGAATAAACAGTTTCTGTCTTCAGTGAACAAACCAAGCGATGCCTTTTTCGCACCATTACAAAGAGAGCTTTTCTGCATCATGAATACGTACCAGGACTTGTTCTAtccagaaagaaatgctttaacGAATGGAGAAGAAATACGGAATGCTTACTGCTTGCATGCCTTAAATCATGTTCTGAAGGCAAATGCCCAGGTGCTTAGCAACAATGCCAAACGGAGAGACCAAAAGCCAGGCACTGACAATGATGACTACAGGGATCAAGGGCTCACTAGGCCTAAG GTACTGATGATAGTGCCCTTCAGGGAATGTGCCTTGCGAATTGTGCATACTTTCATCAATCTTCTTGaagtgaatgagaaaaaaaaaatagatgtaagTAATAAAAAGCGCTTCAAAGGGGAGTATGGCTTCGACCCGGAAGAGAAGCCCCCCAACCTGAAAAGACCTGAAGATTATGAAGCCATTTTTGCTGGCAACATCGATGACCACTTCAGAATTG GGGTTGCAATTCTTCAAAAGAGTATGAGACTGTATGCACCGTTTTACTCATCAGACATCATCATTGCCTCTCCCCTGGGAATGAGGACTATTATTGGCgcagagggggagaagaaaagagattttgatTTCCTCTCATCAATAGAAATGCTCATAATTGATCAAGCAGATATTTACCTGATGCAGAATTGGGAACATGTTTTG CACCTGATGAAGCACATTAACCTGCTGCCTCTGGATTCCCACGGGGTAGACTTCTCCCGAGTGCGAATGCTGAATCTCAATAACTGGTCCAAGTACTACCGCCAGACGCTGCTGTTCAGCGCTCTTCAGGATCCCCAGATTAACTCTGTCTTCAACAAACACTGCTTCAATTACACAGGGCAG GTAGCCGTCCGCAACGTGCCACTCAGTGGCTCCATTAGCCGTGTTGTGGTCCAGCTTCCTCATGTTTTTCGGAGGCTAGAAGCTGAAAATCTAACTTCCGTAATAGATACAAG GTTTCAGTTTTTCATCAACAAAGTTTTGCCGGAGTACCGCGATGCCATCATGTCACACACACTCATTTATGTTCCGTCATATTTTGACTACGTGCGTCTTCGAAATTACTTCAAGAAAGAGCAGCTGAATTTCACTCACATTTGTGAATACACCAAAAAGGCTGGCGTCTGCAGAGCAAGACGGTTCTTTCTCAAGGGAGAGAAGCAATTTTTATTGTTCACTGAGCGCTTCCACTTTTACAAAAG GTATACGATAAAAGGCATTAGGAACCTCATTTTCTATGAGTTGCCAACCTACTCCCAGTTCTACAGTGAGATTTGCAATATGATGAAGGCCACAGACAGTGCGGCGGATGCTACTTGGACCTGTACTGTGCTCTACTCCAAATATGATGCTCAGAAATTGGCTGCAGTGGTTGGCGTAGATCGCACAGCTCAGATGCTACAGTCCAAGAAAAATGTGCACCTCTTTGttacaggagaaaattaa